Proteins from a genomic interval of Sporomusaceae bacterium:
- a CDS encoding cold shock domain-containing protein, with protein sequence MIGKVKWFSAEKGYGFLEREDGGDVFVHFSAIQTEGFKTLNEGEKVEFEIVDGARGPQASNVLKL encoded by the coding sequence ATGATCGGCAAAGTCAAATGGTTCAGCGCGGAAAAAGGCTACGGCTTCCTTGAGAGGGAAGACGGCGGCGACGTATTCGTCCACTTCTCCGCCATCCAGACCGAAGGCTTCAAAACCCTCAACGAAGGCGAAAAAGTAGAGTTTGAAATCGTCGACGGCGCTCGCGGCCCGCAAGCCTCGAATGTTCTAAAACTGTAA
- the raiA gene encoding ribosome-associated translation inhibitor RaiA → MAITVRGKNIDITPPLKDYVEKRVGKIAKYFETLGEITVVLTVAKGRHIVEVTVPLNGMLLRGEESTTDMYTSIDLVIEKLERQIEKYKTKLARKLKTGTFKGDPGTAVRDLGDDEFQVVRTKRFAVKPMTTEEAIMQMNLINHDFYVFTNADTEEVNVIYRRKDGGYGLIEPEF, encoded by the coding sequence GTGGCAATAACTGTACGAGGCAAAAACATCGACATCACACCACCACTGAAGGACTACGTGGAAAAACGCGTAGGCAAGATCGCCAAATACTTCGAAACCCTTGGCGAGATTACCGTAGTCCTCACCGTCGCCAAAGGCCGTCACATCGTCGAAGTGACCGTGCCTTTGAACGGCATGCTGCTTCGGGGCGAAGAATCCACCACCGACATGTACACCTCGATCGACCTTGTCATTGAAAAGCTGGAAAGACAGATTGAAAAATACAAAACCAAGCTCGCCCGCAAACTCAAAACAGGCACCTTCAAGGGCGACCCCGGCACGGCCGTGCGCGACCTCGGCGACGACGAATTCCAGGTCGTCAGGACCAAGCGCTTCGCCGTCAAACCCATGACAACCGAAGAGGCCATCATGCAGATGAACCTCATCAACCACGACTTCTACGTCTTCACCAACGCCGACACCGAAGAGGTCAACGTCATCTACCGCCGCAAAGACGGCGGCTACGGGCTCATCGAGCCGGAATTCTAA
- a CDS encoding VOC family protein encodes MPDKPIFTGVLQVAVVVSDCDAAVRTYADKYGIGPWKIYDFNPDTVQDMILHGQRQDYAMRLALADIGGVQFELIEPKDDKSIYAQFLQEHGEGLHHVAFGVENYDNAMAFFRGQGHDILQGGTWHGFTYTYLTTPRDLAVIAEIYDVPKDFIWPEPQAVYP; translated from the coding sequence ATGCCCGATAAACCCATATTCACCGGAGTCCTCCAAGTCGCCGTCGTCGTCAGCGACTGCGACGCCGCCGTCAGAACCTACGCCGACAAATACGGCATCGGCCCCTGGAAAATCTACGACTTCAACCCCGACACCGTCCAGGACATGATCCTCCACGGCCAGCGCCAAGACTACGCTATGCGGCTCGCCCTCGCCGACATCGGCGGCGTCCAGTTCGAACTCATCGAACCCAAAGACGACAAAAGCATCTACGCCCAGTTCCTCCAAGAACACGGCGAAGGACTGCACCACGTCGCCTTCGGCGTCGAAAACTACGACAACGCCATGGCCTTCTTCCGCGGCCAGGGCCACGACATCCTCCAGGGCGGCACCTGGCACGGCTTCACCTACACCTACCTCACCACCCCACGGGACCTCGCCGTCATCGCCGAAATCTACGACGTGCCCAAGGACTTCATCTGGCCCGAACCACAAGCGGTTTATCCGTAA
- a CDS encoding cupin domain-containing protein, which produces MKKSLLLTLACLLIIAGSAFAAPGPVAGDAKLLDTSFDKGIVINLDTFFAEHPLKAGEATRGDTVFKSPRVEIALVTNRGPLIDLHYHATCEETVFVYKGQGEMFIDGRWIPVKAGDLHINPRGVIHATRVVGDEDMNVVCFFTAPQASGNDKAFVPSPGKYQGSGVGAPTLLDTQYKKNFVISLDQFYAEHPLKKGEATRGDTVFKSPRAEIVLVTNRGPLIGRHYHTSAEEIVYVHKGQGEMYIGGQWIPVKGGDLHINPRGVYHATRVTGEDLNVYCIFAPPQAGGNDKIFLDK; this is translated from the coding sequence ATGAAAAAGAGTCTTCTTCTTACCCTGGCATGCCTGCTCATCATCGCCGGCTCCGCCTTCGCCGCCCCCGGTCCGGTCGCAGGCGACGCCAAACTCCTCGACACCTCCTTCGACAAAGGCATCGTTATAAATCTTGACACCTTCTTTGCCGAGCATCCCCTCAAAGCGGGCGAAGCCACCAGGGGCGACACCGTCTTCAAATCGCCGCGGGTCGAGATAGCCCTCGTCACCAACCGCGGCCCCCTCATCGACCTCCACTACCACGCCACCTGCGAAGAAACCGTCTTCGTCTACAAAGGCCAGGGCGAAATGTTCATCGACGGCCGATGGATACCCGTCAAAGCCGGCGACCTCCACATCAACCCGCGCGGCGTCATCCACGCCACCCGTGTAGTCGGCGACGAAGACATGAACGTCGTCTGCTTCTTCACCGCCCCGCAGGCTAGCGGCAACGACAAAGCCTTCGTTCCCAGCCCCGGCAAATATCAGGGCAGCGGCGTCGGCGCGCCCACCCTTCTCGACACCCAGTACAAAAAGAACTTCGTCATCAGCCTCGACCAATTCTACGCCGAGCATCCCCTCAAAAAAGGCGAAGCCACCCGCGGCGACACCGTCTTCAAATCGCCCCGCGCCGAAATCGTCCTCGTCACCAACCGCGGACCGCTCATCGGCAGGCACTACCACACCTCCGCCGAAGAAATCGTCTATGTCCATAAAGGCCAGGGCGAAATGTACATCGGCGGCCAATGGATCCCCGTCAAAGGCGGCGACCTCCACATCAACCCGCGCGGCGTCTACCACGCCACCCGCGTCACCGGCGAAGACCTCAACGTATACTGCATCTTCGCCCCCCCGCAGGCCGGCGGCAACGACAAAATCTTCCTCGACAAATAA
- the secA gene encoding preprotein translocase subunit SecA gives MLKFLKSLLGDDNEREIKRLMKYVDQINAFEPELQKLSDTSLTGRTAQFKSRLAAGETLDDLLPEAFAVVREASRRATGMRHFDEQLLGGMVLHAGNIAEMRTGEGKTLVATLPVYLNALAGQGVHVVTVNDYLANRDSEWMGKVYRFLGLSVGLVVHGLDFAERRAAYAADITYGTNNEFGFDYLRDNMVVHHDQMVQRPLNYAIVDEVDSILVDEARTPLIISGPGEKSTDLYYVLAKVVPRLKEGEDYTIDEKAHAVAPGESGIAKVEKALGVKNLYENENMQLSHHFNQALKAHALMKRDRDYVVKDGEVIIVDEFTGRLMFGRRYSDGLHQAIEAKEGVKIERESQTLASITFQNYFRMYKKLAGMTGTAKTEEDEFRKIYGLDVIVIPTHRPMIREDMPDVIYKTKRAKYKAVINDIVKCHGQGQPALVGTTSIAQSEELSALLKRQGVEHNVLNAKYHEMEAQIIAQAGQRGAVTIATNMAGRGTDIVLGEGVPQLGGLHIIGTERHESRRIDNQLRGRSGRQGDPGSSRFYLSLEDDLMRLFGSENISSIMDKLGMEEDEPIEHALITRSIETAQKKVEARNFEIRKHVLEYDDVMNQQREIIYGQRRQILMGENLKENIFHMIGKLADRGMELYANEKVYPEEWDFDGLIEYCDNLFTPVGHLKKDQLDKLSRIELKEALMDAAGAGYEAREALFGADNMRELEKVVMLKVVDNKWMDHLDAMDMLREGIGLRAYGQKNPLIEYKIEAFDMFQAMIDAIQEDIVRYMYRVSIVTQPEDHLQNAHAAHGGEEAATRQPVHNKDQIGRNDQCPCGSGKKYKKCCGVGK, from the coding sequence TTGCTTAAATTCCTCAAGAGCCTTCTCGGCGACGACAACGAGCGGGAAATAAAGCGCTTGATGAAATACGTCGATCAGATCAACGCCTTCGAGCCCGAACTGCAAAAGCTCAGCGACACCTCGCTGACCGGCAGGACCGCCCAGTTCAAAAGCCGTCTCGCGGCCGGCGAAACCCTCGACGACCTCCTGCCCGAAGCCTTTGCCGTCGTGCGCGAAGCCTCGCGGCGGGCCACCGGCATGCGCCACTTCGACGAGCAACTCCTCGGCGGCATGGTCCTCCACGCCGGCAACATCGCCGAAATGCGCACCGGCGAAGGCAAAACCCTCGTCGCCACCCTCCCCGTCTACCTCAACGCCCTCGCCGGCCAGGGCGTCCACGTCGTCACCGTCAACGACTACCTCGCCAACCGCGACAGCGAATGGATGGGCAAAGTATACCGCTTCCTCGGGCTATCCGTCGGCCTCGTCGTCCACGGCCTCGACTTCGCCGAACGCCGCGCCGCCTACGCCGCCGACATCACCTACGGCACCAACAACGAATTCGGCTTCGACTACCTCCGCGACAACATGGTCGTCCACCACGACCAGATGGTCCAGCGGCCGCTCAACTACGCCATCGTCGACGAAGTAGACTCCATCCTCGTCGACGAAGCCCGCACCCCGCTCATCATCTCCGGGCCGGGCGAAAAATCCACCGACCTCTACTACGTCCTCGCCAAAGTCGTCCCCCGCCTCAAAGAAGGCGAAGACTACACCATCGACGAAAAAGCCCACGCCGTCGCCCCGGGCGAAAGTGGCATCGCCAAAGTCGAAAAAGCCCTCGGCGTCAAAAACCTCTACGAAAACGAAAACATGCAGCTCTCCCACCACTTCAACCAGGCCCTCAAAGCCCACGCCCTCATGAAACGCGACCGCGACTACGTCGTCAAAGACGGCGAAGTCATCATCGTCGACGAATTCACCGGCCGCCTCATGTTCGGCCGCCGCTACTCCGACGGCCTCCACCAGGCCATCGAAGCCAAAGAAGGCGTCAAAATCGAGCGCGAAAGCCAGACCCTCGCCTCCATCACCTTCCAGAACTACTTCCGCATGTACAAAAAACTCGCCGGCATGACCGGCACCGCCAAAACCGAAGAAGACGAATTCCGCAAAATCTACGGCCTCGACGTCATCGTCATCCCCACCCACCGGCCGATGATCCGCGAAGACATGCCCGACGTCATCTACAAAACCAAGCGCGCCAAATACAAAGCCGTAATAAACGACATCGTCAAATGCCACGGCCAGGGCCAGCCCGCCCTCGTCGGCACCACCTCCATCGCCCAGTCCGAAGAACTCAGCGCCCTCCTCAAACGCCAGGGCGTCGAGCACAACGTCCTCAACGCCAAATACCACGAAATGGAAGCCCAGATAATCGCCCAGGCCGGGCAGCGCGGCGCCGTCACCATCGCCACCAACATGGCCGGCCGCGGCACCGACATCGTCCTCGGCGAAGGCGTCCCCCAACTCGGCGGCCTCCACATCATCGGCACCGAACGGCACGAAAGCCGCCGCATCGACAACCAGCTCCGCGGCCGCAGCGGCCGTCAGGGCGACCCCGGCTCCTCGCGCTTCTACCTCTCCCTCGAAGACGACCTCATGCGTCTCTTCGGCTCGGAAAACATCTCCTCCATCATGGACAAACTCGGCATGGAAGAAGACGAACCCATCGAACACGCCCTCATCACCCGCTCCATCGAAACCGCCCAGAAAAAAGTCGAAGCCCGCAACTTCGAAATCCGCAAACACGTCCTCGAATACGACGACGTCATGAACCAGCAGCGCGAAATCATCTACGGCCAGCGCCGCCAGATCCTCATGGGCGAAAACCTCAAAGAAAACATCTTCCACATGATCGGAAAACTCGCCGACCGCGGCATGGAACTCTACGCCAACGAAAAGGTCTATCCCGAAGAATGGGACTTCGACGGCCTTATCGAATACTGCGACAACCTCTTCACCCCCGTCGGCCACCTCAAAAAAGACCAACTGGACAAACTCAGCCGCATCGAGCTCAAAGAAGCCCTCATGGACGCCGCCGGCGCCGGCTACGAAGCGCGCGAAGCCCTCTTCGGCGCCGACAACATGCGCGAACTCGAAAAAGTCGTCATGCTCAAAGTCGTCGACAACAAATGGATGGACCACCTCGACGCCATGGACATGCTCAGGGAAGGCATCGGCCTCAGAGCCTACGGCCAGAAAAACCCCCTCATCGAATACAAAATCGAAGCCTTTGACATGTTCCAGGCCATGATCGACGCCATCCAGGAAGACATCGTCCGCTACATGTACCGCGTCAGCATCGTCACCCAGCCCGAAGACCACCTCCAGAACGCCCACGCCGCCCACGGCGGCGAAGAAGCCGCCACCCGCCAGCCTGTCCACAACAAGGACCAGATCGGTCGCAATGACCAGTGCCCCTGTGGCTCAGGGAAAAAATATAAGAAATGCTGCGGAGTAGGAAAATAA
- the prfB gene encoding peptide chain release factor 2 (programmed frameshift) yields MLLEDLRRELDQLAVRLDEMRASLDVAGKESQIAALEYKIAAPDFWDDPAAAQKTMQELTRLKDSVGQYADLASRYSDTATLWQLGMDENDESVYPEVVEALAAMRKELDHLDLTLMLAGEYDAANAILTLHAGAGGTEAQDWVQMLLRMFVRWAEKNNYKIETLDFLAGDEAGVKSATLLISGPNAYGYLRSEKGVHRLVRISPFDASGRRHTSFAAVDVMPEVDDTIEISINPVDLRIDTFRAGGAGGQHINKTDSAVRMTHIPTGIVAQCQSERSQIQNREQCMRLLRAKLFELERQKREEKKEEIGGDYQAIEWGSQIRSYVFHPYSLVKDHRTGAETGNVQAVMDGEIDAFIEAYLKSGGKSAAE; encoded by the exons TTGCTGCTAGAAGATCTGCGACGGGAACTGGACCAACTGGCCGTGAGGCTGGACGAAATGAGGGCTTCTCTT GACGTTGCCGGCAAAGAGAGTCAGATAGCCGCCCTCGAATATAAAATCGCCGCCCCCGACTTCTGGGACGACCCGGCCGCCGCCCAGAAAACAATGCAAGAACTCACCCGCCTCAAGGACAGCGTCGGCCAGTACGCCGACCTGGCGAGCCGCTACAGCGACACCGCCACCTTGTGGCAGCTCGGCATGGACGAAAACGACGAAAGCGTCTACCCCGAAGTCGTCGAAGCCCTTGCCGCCATGCGCAAAGAACTCGATCACCTCGACCTCACCCTCATGCTCGCCGGCGAATACGACGCCGCGAACGCCATCCTCACCCTCCACGCCGGCGCTGGCGGCACCGAAGCCCAGGACTGGGTCCAGATGCTCCTCCGCATGTTCGTGCGCTGGGCCGAAAAAAACAACTACAAAATCGAAACCCTCGACTTCCTCGCCGGCGACGAAGCCGGCGTCAAAAGCGCCACCCTGCTCATATCCGGCCCCAACGCCTACGGCTACCTGCGGTCCGAAAAAGGCGTCCACCGCCTCGTCCGCATCTCGCCCTTCGACGCCTCCGGGCGGCGGCACACCTCCTTTGCCGCCGTCGACGTTATGCCCGAAGTCGACGACACCATCGAAATCAGCATCAACCCCGTCGACCTTAGAATCGACACCTTCCGGGCCGGCGGCGCCGGCGGCCAGCACATCAACAAAACCGACTCCGCCGTCCGCATGACTCACATCCCCACCGGCATCGTCGCCCAGTGCCAGAGCGAGCGCTCCCAGATCCAGAACCGCGAACAATGCATGCGCCTCCTGCGCGCCAAACTCTTCGAACTTGAGCGCCAAAAACGCGAAGAAAAGAAAGAAGAAATCGGCGGCGACTACCAGGCCATCGAATGGGGCAGCCAAATCCGCTCCTACGTATTCCACCCCTACAGCCTCGTCAAAGACCACCGCACCGGCGCCGAAACCGGCAACGTCCAGGCCGTTATGGACGGCGAAATAGACGCCTTTATCGAAGCCTACCTCAAGAGCGGCGGTAAAAGCGCCGCAGAATAG
- a CDS encoding DUF2993 domain-containing protein, whose amino-acid sequence MKIIIIAIIALIVVGELAMPSLVGVLIARGMGGATGSDLVTAEVAKRPALLMFDGRFDSVRIHAYDSKVDKIVFAELDATLKDVALDMPILISQRKVAVKGVRDIDLTAVITQEELSRFLNQSVKGVKNAKVTIESGKVNVSASFLLGQIASIAIALEGKVVGDGYRIKFVTDRFLLNNNAVGNIGGSVLTEIPLVDLRKLPFGVKARSVVTDAGRITIVADNKTP is encoded by the coding sequence ATGAAAATAATCATCATCGCCATAATCGCCCTCATCGTCGTCGGCGAGCTCGCCATGCCCTCGCTCGTCGGCGTCCTCATCGCCCGCGGCATGGGCGGCGCCACCGGCAGCGACCTCGTCACCGCCGAAGTCGCCAAACGACCGGCCCTGCTCATGTTCGACGGCCGCTTCGACAGCGTCCGCATCCACGCCTACGACTCCAAAGTCGACAAAATCGTCTTCGCCGAACTCGACGCCACCCTCAAAGACGTCGCCCTCGACATGCCTATACTGATATCCCAGCGCAAAGTCGCCGTTAAAGGCGTGCGCGACATCGACCTCACCGCCGTCATCACCCAAGAAGAGCTCAGCCGCTTCCTCAACCAGAGCGTCAAAGGCGTCAAGAACGCCAAAGTCACCATCGAAAGCGGCAAAGTCAACGTCAGCGCCAGCTTCCTCCTCGGCCAGATCGCCAGCATCGCCATCGCCCTCGAAGGCAAAGTCGTCGGCGACGGCTACCGCATCAAATTCGTCACCGACCGCTTCCTCCTCAACAACAACGCCGTCGGCAACATCGGCGGCTCAGTCCTCACCGAAATCCCCCTCGTCGACCTCAGAAAACTGCCCTTCGGCGTCAAAGCCAGGAGCGTCGTCACGGACGCCGGCCGGATAACCATCGTCGCCGACAACAAAACCCCGTAA
- a CDS encoding DUF5693 family protein produces MTYFRYNRVLVALIIAGLLAALAIGWQRHTVEVNNSRVEMVMDYEEVVELAQMEGVPVPEMMRMLKETGLTSVAIYEMTLEKLQKSGKLTVVPGAELLAHYRSGEIDKPLFKENGGRIDPAQVYIFADRQNPGDQSFFEELTADLARRLGAGRVHPLTPLDRRMAIAVDTSFDKTLKWNLGLPSHEMKDAADNGFAIVARPSNYTKVKPDDINAVFARLSPFAAHISGLMFVGEEALGFPDLLPLTARLIADSGYTLYMIEHPVQLQFIKQEGLTAIAAASGYRAARVYVIPKDEQPRIAVDTAINRWALSDRERNIRVNLLRKFERTDPGLNLTETNLRYIGGIKKAVEAKGFTLGRAGVYQPYFPVPWLLALVILGATAAGVLFLTLVWPFAPRWQYSLLILITLALIIPVLTGGGALVRQATALAIAILFPTLAMTWQLDRWRSRPPHEGSSLGRILVDGVGGLIVATAMSLAGGLFLGAVLGDIRFLLEIEIFRGVKLTLLAPLILITLIYIVRYNPWEGEHIDSPQAVVAQIKRVLDYPVYVKTLLLFAAGAGVAWVFIGRSGHTAGVPVPAFEIKLRAFLEQTMYARPREKEFLIGHPAFLLAVMALYRQWPRLFHYVLIVAATVGQGSMVETFAHLRTPIFMSFVRGLDGLLVGALIGILAVVAVQLLHYLSFLLGRRLTPHE; encoded by the coding sequence TTGACATATTTCAGATACAACCGGGTTCTGGTCGCCCTCATCATAGCCGGCCTGTTAGCCGCCCTGGCGATCGGCTGGCAGCGGCATACCGTAGAAGTCAACAACTCCCGGGTCGAAATGGTCATGGACTACGAGGAGGTCGTCGAACTCGCCCAAATGGAAGGCGTGCCTGTGCCCGAAATGATGCGCATGCTCAAAGAAACGGGCCTCACCTCCGTCGCCATCTATGAAATGACCCTCGAAAAACTCCAGAAAAGCGGCAAACTCACCGTCGTCCCCGGCGCCGAGCTGCTCGCCCATTACCGTTCCGGCGAAATCGACAAACCGCTCTTCAAGGAAAACGGCGGCCGCATCGACCCCGCCCAGGTATACATATTCGCCGACAGGCAAAACCCCGGCGACCAAAGCTTCTTCGAAGAACTCACCGCCGACCTTGCCCGCCGCCTCGGCGCGGGCCGCGTCCACCCCCTCACCCCCCTCGACCGCCGCATGGCCATCGCCGTCGACACCAGCTTCGACAAAACCCTCAAATGGAACCTCGGCCTGCCCAGCCACGAGATGAAAGACGCCGCCGACAACGGCTTCGCCATCGTCGCCCGGCCCAGCAACTACACCAAAGTCAAGCCCGACGACATCAACGCCGTCTTCGCCCGCCTCAGCCCCTTCGCCGCCCACATCAGCGGCCTCATGTTCGTCGGCGAAGAAGCCCTCGGCTTCCCCGACCTCCTGCCGCTAACCGCCCGCCTCATCGCCGACAGCGGCTACACCCTCTACATGATCGAACACCCCGTCCAGCTCCAGTTCATCAAGCAGGAAGGACTCACCGCCATCGCCGCGGCCTCCGGCTACCGGGCCGCCCGCGTCTACGTCATCCCCAAAGACGAACAGCCCAGGATCGCCGTCGACACCGCCATCAACCGCTGGGCGCTCTCCGACCGGGAACGCAACATCAGAGTCAACCTGTTGCGCAAATTCGAACGCACCGACCCCGGTCTCAACCTCACCGAAACAAACCTCCGCTACATCGGCGGCATCAAAAAAGCCGTCGAAGCCAAAGGCTTCACCCTCGGCCGGGCCGGCGTCTATCAGCCGTATTTTCCCGTTCCCTGGCTGCTCGCCCTCGTCATCCTCGGCGCCACCGCGGCCGGCGTCCTCTTCCTTACCCTCGTCTGGCCGTTCGCCCCCCGCTGGCAATACAGCCTCCTCATCCTCATAACCCTGGCCCTCATCATCCCCGTGCTCACCGGCGGCGGCGCCCTGGTCCGCCAGGCCACCGCCCTTGCCATAGCCATACTGTTCCCCACCCTCGCCATGACCTGGCAGCTCGACCGCTGGCGGAGCCGCCCCCCCCACGAAGGCTCCTCGCTCGGCCGCATCCTCGTCGACGGCGTCGGCGGCCTCATCGTCGCCACCGCCATGTCCCTCGCCGGCGGCCTCTTCCTCGGCGCCGTCCTCGGCGACATCCGCTTCCTGCTTGAAATCGAAATCTTCCGCGGCGTCAAACTCACCCTCCTCGCGCCGCTCATCCTCATCACCCTCATCTACATCGTGCGCTACAACCCATGGGAGGGCGAGCACATCGACAGCCCGCAGGCCGTCGTCGCCCAGATCAAACGCGTCCTCGACTACCCCGTATACGTTAAAACCCTGCTCCTCTTCGCCGCCGGCGCCGGGGTAGCCTGGGTATTCATCGGCCGCTCCGGCCACACCGCCGGTGTGCCCGTCCCCGCCTTCGAAATCAAGCTCCGGGCCTTCCTCGAACAGACCATGTACGCCCGGCCGCGCGAAAAAGAATTCCTCATCGGCCACCCCGCCTTCCTCCTCGCCGTCATGGCCCTCTACCGCCAGTGGCCGCGCCTCTTCCACTACGTCCTCATCGTCGCCGCCACCGTAGGGCAGGGCTCGATGGTCGAAACCTTCGCCCACCTGCGCACCCCCATCTTCATGTCCTTCGTCAGGGGCCTGGACGGCCTGTTGGTAGGAGCCCTTATCGGCATCCTCGCCGTCGTCGCCGTGCAGCTCCTGCACTATCTCTCGTTCTTGCTGGGAAGGAGACTAACCCCTCATGAGTGA
- the csaB gene encoding polysaccharide pyruvyl transferase CsaB: protein MSEIVISGYYGFGNAGDEAMLTAMIEALTDVDPAVRITVISGCPADTRRRHGVASVFRLNYPEIIRILRKSDLLISGGGSLLQDVTSDRSLYYYLSIMMLAKKLGKPVMLYAQGIGPVRGSLAKGAMRHIGNMVDLITVRDEGSRLELKSLGVGAPPIHVTADPVLALHQVDKGIGRAVLKQRGLEGNAPLIGISVREWKDWTYYKTTLAEACDRLVAECGARLVFLPMQWPDDMNIARRIAGRMKQPAAVLEEEYTTSELLSLVGNLDMLIGIRLHALIFAAVMQVPVIGISYDPKIDRFLETVGDTPVGTLQTLNADALLAKARDLLPEIRRPSKERAERIGELRQKAFRNAELAVALIENRKRG, encoded by the coding sequence ATGAGTGAGATCGTCATCTCCGGATACTACGGATTCGGCAACGCCGGCGACGAAGCAATGCTGACAGCCATGATCGAAGCCCTGACCGACGTCGACCCCGCGGTCAGGATCACCGTCATCTCCGGCTGCCCGGCCGACACCCGCCGCCGCCACGGCGTAGCCTCCGTATTCCGGCTCAACTACCCCGAAATCATCCGCATACTGAGGAAAAGCGACCTCCTCATCAGCGGCGGCGGCAGCCTCCTTCAGGACGTCACCAGCGACCGCAGCCTCTACTACTACCTCAGTATCATGATGCTCGCCAAAAAACTCGGCAAGCCCGTCATGCTTTACGCCCAGGGCATCGGCCCCGTGCGCGGCTCCTTAGCCAAAGGCGCCATGCGCCACATCGGCAACATGGTCGACCTCATCACCGTCCGTGACGAAGGCTCGCGCCTCGAGCTCAAATCCCTCGGCGTCGGCGCCCCCCCCATCCACGTCACCGCCGACCCCGTCCTCGCCCTCCACCAGGTCGACAAAGGCATCGGCCGGGCCGTCCTCAAACAGCGCGGCCTCGAAGGCAACGCCCCCCTCATCGGCATCTCCGTCCGCGAATGGAAAGACTGGACCTACTACAAAACCACCCTCGCCGAAGCATGCGACAGACTGGTCGCCGAATGCGGCGCCAGGCTCGTCTTCCTGCCCATGCAATGGCCCGACGACATGAACATCGCCCGCCGGATCGCCGGCCGGATGAAACAGCCGGCCGCCGTTCTTGAGGAAGAATATACCACCAGCGAACTGTTATCGCTGGTCGGCAACCTGGACATGCTTATCGGTATCAGGCTCCACGCCCTCATCTTCGCCGCCGTGATGCAAGTGCCGGTCATCGGCATCTCCTACGACCCGAAGATCGACCGCTTCCTCGAAACCGTCGGCGACACCCCGGTCGGCACCCTCCAGACCCTCAACGCCGACGCCCTGCTCGCCAAAGCCCGCGACCTTTTGCCGGAAATCAGGCGTCCCAGCAAAGAACGGGCCGAGCGGATC